In Candidatus Paceibacterota bacterium, the genomic stretch AATAAACTCATTCACGTATGCATCGTACAACATCCACATCCCGATGAGCCAGCATATTGAGAGGACGTGATATCTGACAAATTTGTCTCTCCAAATTGTCCCAAAAAGAAGAGCGGGGAGTGTCGCTAAGTAGAAATAGGCGACAATAACGAAGTTCTTTCCGATGATTGCCAGATTTTCCCTTACTTCTGGCGGTGTGGGTACACGTGACGTATAACGGACATTGAGAGCCATCACTAATGCGAACACGCAAAGCCACGCAAGATTGATCAGCCAGAAATTATTCCACGGATCATTGCGTCCGGCTTCTTCTCTTTTTTCTCTTTCCACCGGACACCTCTCTTTCGTAAAGGGTTAATTTCCAAGTTAAAAGTAGCTATTTTTCTGTGGGGTGTCAAATGAAAAACACCCGGGCGGTAAGGCTCGGGTGAATCTAGGACGTGCGGACCTACAATTTTCGAAGACCTTTCAGGTGATCTTCGTAGTGAAGGCCAGTAGTGAAGGCATCCTTGTTTGCTTCCCTCGGGCGATCCGAAGGTTTTTCGGTTGTACAGAGGACGCCGTGCTTCAGAAACACAGCGAGATGGTTCTCAAGATCTCCCGCGTTTCTGATTTCATGGTCGCAGAACTTTTGTTCAAGTTCTTTTTTTGTCTGCGGCCACTTAATCTTTTGAAACCACGGAGATGCGAGAATTTCTTGCGAGGTGTACATGACTCATTCTCCAGAGTTGACGGTTAAACTTCCCATTTAAAATTACCATTATTAAAAAATTGTTGCTATAATTTCAGTATGTTGATAACTCTTTTGACCACACTTATTGTACTTGTTGCAATTGTCATCATTTTTTTGGTGCGGATGAATATGAAAAAGTCGCCGGAAAAAGGCGAAGATGTGGGGTTTAAGCTTCTTTTGGAACAGATGAATGAACTATCTCGTACGGTTCATGATGTGAATAAGACTGTTGATGCAAAGATGACCACGCAATTTACCGAGTCGCAACGGCTCATTAAAGACATCACTCGCGAGCTTACTGAAGTGAAAGAGACGGGGAAGCAGGTTATTTCTTTTGCTGATCAGCTTCAGAATTTGCAGGATATTTTGAAGAATCCGAAACAGCGGGGGATTTTGGGCGAATATTATCTCGAAACTTTGCTCAAAAATGTCATGCCTCCGGGCTCTTATCAGATGCAATACAAATTTCCGGATGAGACCATCGTGGATGCTGTGGTCTTTGTGAAAGATAAAATTATTCCGATCGATTCTAAATTCAGTCTTGAAAATTACAATCGTATTGTTGAAGAAAAAGACGAGACTCGCAAAAAAGAGTACGAAAAAGTCTTTCTGAATGATTTAAAAAACCGAATTCTGGAAACTTCAAAATATATTCAGCCGAATAATGGCACGATGGATTTTGCCTTTATGTTCATTCCCCACGAGGCGATTTATTACGATTTGATCGTGAATAAAATCGGCGGGAATCAGGATGACGACGAAAATCTCATTCAACGAGCAGCAAGCAAGTACAAAGTTATCATTGTTTCGCCGACATCATTTCTTGCATACCTCCAGACCGTGCTTCAGGGGCTGCGCGCGCTCAAAATCGAGGATACCGCGAAGGATATTATTAAAAGAGTGGATGAGCTCGGTAAGCACCTCAAAAGCTACGAGGACTATCACGGCAAGATGGGGAACGCTTTGGCGACGACGGTAAACCATTACAACGCCTCCCAAAAGGAATTTAAGAAGATTGATAAGGATGTGCTTCGGGTGACGGGGGACGCCCTAGAAATTGGAGCTATCGTTTTAGACCGTCCGGACCGCGAGGAGGAGTGAGGGAATTTGCCATTTTAAGCCACTTTTGCTAGGATAGTGCCACTATGAAGGATTTCGCAGTCATACAAACAGGTGGCAAGCAATACAAAGTCTCCGTCGGAGATGTCCTTAAAATTGAGAAAATGCCAGGGGAATTCAAGGCTGGCGACACTATTTCTTTTGACAAAGTGCTTATCGTGGACAACGGCAAAGATACGACTATCGGAACTCCATTTATCGAGGGTGCAAAGGTTGCTGCTATTTTCGAAAAAGCCGGCCGAGCTCCAAAAATCGACGTGGTTAAATACAAAGCAAAAAGCAAATACTACAAGAAACGAGGCCACCGACAGCCATTCTTTGAGGTGAAGATTAAATCAATACAATAAAAAAACGGCGCGGGGCATAAAGCTCGGCGCCATTTTCGTTTCGTTGACTCACTTGTATTCCTCGGGTTCAGGTAATTTCCCGATGCCAAAAGCATAGTACTTGTATGCTTGGAGCGCGTCAGTGGTGAACTTATTCTCCATGCGCTCACCTAGGCTCTCGCGAACCAAGGATGTGTATACCGCTTCGGCAGTGTTATCGTACCGCACTGACCCGCGGTATTTGTCTTCGATTCCCCTGAGGTGTTCTTCCGTTTGTTCGATTGCCTTGTGGTTCAAATTGGGATATGTCTCGTTGAACCAGCGTTTCCAGCCGACGTCTCGCTCGTAATCTTTTACTGCGCCACCTATCCAATAGAGCGCGACGACAGGAATCCAAAGAGAGAGGTAAAAAAGAATGGCCCAAATTGTCGGTGATGAGCTCACTTTGGCTTCCTTCGCATAGATTACAAAAATGATGATATTTGCAATCACCACGAGGGTAAGCAACACATATATCGCGTTTGCTATTGGGTGCTTGATGTGGTATAGGCGCCTTTTGAGGTGCATGGTATTTCCCTCCTAGTTGGTACAGGTCTTTTTCGAGGAGCTTTAGTCCACAATGGACACAAAAAACAGCTGCTCTTCGCATACCATATCAGCATATTTTCACTTCGTCAAATCACTTGGAAGCTGAGCTTCCAAGTCGAATTATGAGCGGTTTTTGAAAGCGTTTTTGAGAGTGTCTGAATCAGAATATTCTAGTTCGGTGCCAGTAGAAAGTCCGCGACCCAGAGTCGAGAGTTTTATTTTACGTTCGCTCGAAAGAGGGGAGAGTGTGGAGCGAAGATATTCCTCTGTATTTTCTCCTTCCGCAGTCAGAGACATTGCCATTACAATTTCTTTGAGCGTCGACATTTTTTTGATTATTTCGAGAAGCTCTTTTGTGCGGACGTTTTTTTCTGGATTTTCCGCAAGGATGGGCACTCCTCCACCTAGCACAAAATATTTTCCCCGATAGACGTGAG encodes the following:
- a CDS encoding toprim domain-containing protein — protein: MNVIDKLTEHFRRFPGIGPRQAKRFVYSLLTSTDAYRKELSALILELKNDIAVCQSCFRFFAVNGSGKNLCAICADPHRDKETLLIVMRDVDLENIEKSHVYRGKYFVLGGGVPILAENPEKNVRTKELLEIIKKMSTLKEIVMAMSLTAEGENTEEYLRSTLSPLSSERKIKLSTLGRGLSTGTELEYSDSDTLKNAFKNRS
- a CDS encoding DNA recombination protein RmuC; this translates as MLITLLTTLIVLVAIVIIFLVRMNMKKSPEKGEDVGFKLLLEQMNELSRTVHDVNKTVDAKMTTQFTESQRLIKDITRELTEVKETGKQVISFADQLQNLQDILKNPKQRGILGEYYLETLLKNVMPPGSYQMQYKFPDETIVDAVVFVKDKIIPIDSKFSLENYNRIVEEKDETRKKEYEKVFLNDLKNRILETSKYIQPNNGTMDFAFMFIPHEAIYYDLIVNKIGGNQDDDENLIQRAASKYKVIIVSPTSFLAYLQTVLQGLRALKIEDTAKDIIKRVDELGKHLKSYEDYHGKMGNALATTVNHYNASQKEFKKIDKDVLRVTGDALEIGAIVLDRPDREEE
- the rplU gene encoding 50S ribosomal protein L21, giving the protein MKDFAVIQTGGKQYKVSVGDVLKIEKMPGEFKAGDTISFDKVLIVDNGKDTTIGTPFIEGAKVAAIFEKAGRAPKIDVVKYKAKSKYYKKRGHRQPFFEVKIKSIQ